The window GCGATTTTGAAGAGAAACGCGCTCCGTATTAGGTGCTGGATCGGGGTTGCGCGCAAAGTTATTCGACAAAGCACTCGAAAAACCGTAGTAAAAGGCGCGGTACCACGGTCCTGTAACAGATGTGGGTTCATTGCCCCCAAATATGCGGCGTCTATTTTGTCGAAAGCTGAGACGGGGAAAGCCCTGAAAGCTATTGTTTTTTGTTCTCAGATCGCGGTAATACGTCAGGCTACCGTCAATGCTGCGCCCGGATTCCGTCCAGCGCTTATCAAAAGAAAAACTGGATCTCAATTGCCGATTGAGATAGCGATAGAGATTGTTGCTATTGCGTCGGTCAAAGTTGGTACTGGTGGAAAACTGTCCGCTCCCTCTGATATTGGTCGTGGCGTTGAGGCGTTGCTGGTGTTGCAAATTAAAGCGCCAATTGTGAGCAGTACCATCACCTGAAGTGTCGTGGTCATATCCGATGTCCATTGAGCCGCTGAACCGATTGCGCCTGGCATAGGCAAGTCGCGATTCGAGCAAAAATCCACCGCGCTCGCGCAAAGTGCTCTTAACCGTGGCATCCCAGTATTCACTCGGTGCAAAATAATACCCCACATTGTGGACAAAAATGCCATCGCGATTATTGCTCCCCACGCCCGGCGTCAGCAAGCCCGATTGCCGCCCGCGCTTGACTGGAAAAACAAAAAAGGGAACCCAGAAAACGGGAATGGGACCAATGCGAAAAGTAACAGATCGCCCAATCGCTTTGTCGTCTTGCAAAATACGCACATTTTTACACAAGAAATCGTAGTGTACATGGTCGCGATCACATGTACTCAAAGAGAGATCCAGAGCATTCAGCGCTTTTTGACCATCAAGTGCAATGCGGGCACCGCGATAGTGTTTGCGCTGATGTGACGCGCGGCCATCTCGCACGCTACCGCGTTCTGTATCGAGGTCATAGACCATGGATTCACCCGAAATTTTCTCGCTACCGCGGGTAAATAGGGGCGGCCCCACGGTTTTTGCTCCAGTGGAATCGGACAATGCCCGTGCTGTGACACGCCGGGAATTTTGATCGTACGTGATATGACCGGCTTTGAGTTGCAAGTCGCGATAGCGCAAGGTGGCATTGCCGGTCAATTCCACGCGCCTGGTCTGTACGTCATAAACGACCTCATCGGCATCAAATACTATGGAATCGCCAGCGGCTTTTTGCGGCAAAACAGGTTGGCACCATCCCGGCGTAATCGCAAATAACAGGAACAAAGCGAGCCACACGGCTTGTATTTTATTGTAGATATTCATAATTTTTAGAAATATGTTGCTGATTGGAGTACAAACGTAAATTCGGGATTGAGAAAAGTCAACAGAGGTTCCACAAGGGAACCACTGGATCAATGCCTGGCTTCATGTCCCCTATAAATAAGAAAATACCTCAATTGTTCCGTTTTTATTGATATATTTCAGTGGAACGTGTATCTTTACTTTTCGCGGCAAATATGCGGACGTGGTGGAATTGGCAGACACGCCAGATTTAGGATCTGGTGGGGTAAAACCCGTGGGGGTTCGAGTCCCCCCGTCCGCACCAAAGAACAATCAGACGGTTCGAGGCCCCACGCCTTAAATCGCTGGCGCGAGAACTCCCTTTGGGGAGCTTTT is drawn from Gemmatimonadota bacterium and contains these coding sequences:
- a CDS encoding putative LPS assembly protein LptD, which encodes MNIYNKIQAVWLALFLLFAITPGWCQPVLPQKAAGDSIVFDADEVVYDVQTRRVELTGNATLRYRDLQLKAGHITYDQNSRRVTARALSDSTGAKTVGPPLFTRGSEKISGESMVYDLDTERGSVRDGRASHQRKHYRGARIALDGQKALNALDLSLSTCDRDHVHYDFLCKNVRILQDDKAIGRSVTFRIGPIPVFWVPFFVFPVKRGRQSGLLTPGVGSNNRDGIFVHNVGYYFAPSEYWDATVKSTLRERGGFLLESRLAYARRNRFSGSMDIGYDHDTSGDGTAHNWRFNLQHQQRLNATTNIRGSGQFSTSTNFDRRNSNNLYRYLNRQLRSSFSFDKRWTESGRSIDGSLTYYRDLRTKNNSFQGFPRLSFRQNRRRIFGGNEPTSVTGPWYRAFYYGFSSALSNNFARNPDPAPNTERVSLQNRVTVNSQHRPLGWLDLTPGFNLNEEFIYSDTDSTTRRTSYNAALTSGTTLYGIFQPQIGRLRGIRHRFQPRINFNYNQSGSIFQGTMGFGGNRKWNDARRSINFNIGNTFELKTQRDDDVRRFTLATLNLSTGYDFDAPRQKWRLLRTSASLKPDRRVDVRIAMTHTLYDSTGQRSLLHPRMQNLTITSNFRFSGGQGGRGNMVIQSALPDGYDPGYDTGYDAGYGGGYRGRYGADFGFERDLYSDFGGASQPWRFNLSHYIAMRRFGNTTNKTSWVKADVGINPRQFVRIDYSINIDILPDAKISAQSLSLYRDLHCWEARFSWYPAGFNKGFFFKINIKDIPQIKFEHRRGGFGI